One genomic segment of uncultured Desulfobacter sp. includes these proteins:
- a CDS encoding 4-alpha-glucanotransferase gives MIRLAMMSVADTVIIPLKDILGLGADARLNQPAGAKNNWQLAKGSLTKQHAGWLKKTTADYGRCRASSS, from the coding sequence ATGATCCGCCTGGCAATGATGTCTGTGGCGGATACGGTGATCATCCCGCTCAAGGACATTCTCGGGCTGGGGGCAGATGCCCGCCTGAACCAGCCAGCCGGCGCAAAGAACAACTGGCAGCTGGCAAAGGGCAGCTTGACAAAACAGCATGCCGGGTGGCTCAAAAAGACCACCGCTGACTACGGCCGGTGCCGGGCTTCATCAAGCTGA
- a CDS encoding type II toxin-antitoxin system prevent-host-death family antitoxin, whose translation MRIVNFSEARNNLKTVLNQVVDDADYTIITRRDSEDAVVMSLETFNSFMETFYLLRSPANAAHLTKSIQQFKSGKVQERDLI comes from the coding sequence ATGAGAATTGTTAATTTCAGCGAAGCAAGAAATAATCTAAAGACAGTATTGAATCAAGTGGTAGACGATGCTGATTATACAATTATTACACGTCGTGATTCAGAAGATGCTGTTGTCATGTCGCTGGAAACGTTCAATAGTTTCATGGAAACTTTTTATCTTCTCAGATCACCTGCCAATGCTGCACATTTAACAAAATCTATTCAACAATTTAAAAGTGGGAAAGTTCAGGAAAGAGATCTAATCTAA
- a CDS encoding transposase → MFILRDLTEPLQAEFSNTAQGQKRKVWFAYTLLAVVVPFTSSITSNLLRALQTLFGLKLHSQRFYAFMASPTLPWKKLWQAMWGMIPSPGTDGRIMVALDDSINPKSGRKIFGCAHFHDHAAKSNQSSYPWSQCILAVGLLKKIKSRWACLPLDFRFYMMKKNIEAKSATAKRKGKVLSFESKMTQAATMIKDIRNYFQQPVLVIADSWFGNDGLWSRLGRGEGGFFHLLSRMRTNITLYDLAPVSTGKRKVGRPRKYGSRLGSVADCAACWKKKCRAYMVFLYGKTREVQAYSQIVMLKTMKCPVRVVFVYRKTRYVALMTTDLTLSVEQIIEYYGARWKIESGFKEIKQEIGSSKSQVRNSESVLNHLNFCMMATTLTWIYADRLENAPDRRHKIRGRAGFAFSDVRKTIAEAALSSDFYRVCPVPGQNPQKSFVKTLLRMVA, encoded by the coding sequence ATGTTTATATTACGTGATTTGACAGAGCCTTTGCAAGCTGAATTTTCTAATACAGCTCAGGGACAGAAAAGAAAAGTCTGGTTTGCATACACGTTGCTCGCTGTAGTGGTACCGTTTACATCATCAATCACCTCTAACCTGTTACGTGCCCTTCAAACTTTGTTTGGTCTAAAACTGCATAGCCAGAGGTTTTATGCATTTATGGCGAGTCCAACACTGCCATGGAAAAAATTATGGCAAGCTATGTGGGGAATGATTCCGTCACCAGGTACAGACGGACGAATAATGGTAGCACTGGATGATTCCATAAACCCAAAAAGTGGTAGGAAAATTTTTGGTTGCGCACATTTTCACGATCATGCAGCAAAGTCAAACCAGAGTTCATATCCATGGTCACAGTGTATTCTGGCAGTAGGATTATTGAAAAAAATAAAATCTCGATGGGCCTGCCTGCCCCTTGATTTTCGTTTTTATATGATGAAAAAGAATATTGAGGCAAAATCTGCTACTGCCAAACGAAAAGGGAAGGTTCTTTCCTTTGAAAGCAAGATGACACAGGCTGCCACGATGATAAAGGATATTCGAAATTATTTTCAGCAACCAGTGTTAGTTATTGCAGATAGTTGGTTTGGCAATGACGGCCTCTGGTCCAGGCTGGGTCGTGGTGAAGGCGGCTTTTTCCATCTACTCTCTCGTATGCGAACAAATATTACGCTATATGATCTTGCCCCTGTTTCTACAGGAAAACGCAAGGTTGGTCGCCCACGAAAATATGGCAGCCGTCTGGGTTCTGTGGCTGATTGTGCAGCATGCTGGAAAAAAAAGTGCCGGGCTTATATGGTTTTCTTGTACGGCAAAACAAGGGAAGTACAGGCGTATTCACAAATCGTTATGTTGAAAACGATGAAATGTCCGGTACGAGTTGTTTTTGTTTATCGGAAAACACGATACGTTGCTCTCATGACCACAGATTTAACGCTTTCTGTTGAGCAAATTATAGAATATTATGGCGCACGCTGGAAAATAGAATCCGGATTTAAGGAGATCAAGCAGGAAATTGGTAGCTCAAAATCACAAGTTCGGAATTCGGAATCCGTACTGAATCATCTTAACTTCTGCATGATGGCCACAACGCTGACATGGATCTATGCCGACAGGTTGGAAAATGCACCAGACAGAAGACATAAAATTCGGGGACGAGCCGGATTTGCATTTTCTGATGTGCGCAAGACTATAGCGGAGGCAGCATTGAGTTCTGATTTTTATAGGGTTTGCCCTGTGCCGGGGCAAAACCCACAAAAATCTTTCGTTAAAACCTTGCTACGCATGGTTGCATAG